The sequence below is a genomic window from Thalassobaculum sp. OXR-137.
CGGATCGGCGGGCTGCGGGCGGGCGATCTGCTATCGCGGCTGGTCGGCGACGTGGATGCGCTGGACGGACTCTACATCCAGCTCGTGACGCCCAGTATCGTGGCGCTGCTGGCCGCGCTGGCCCTGGCGGCGATCCTGTCGGCCGTGGCGCCGGCGGTAGCGGTGGCCGTCTTGCTGATCCTGCTGCTGGCGGGCATCGGCGTGCCAGCGCTGACAGAGCGCGTCGGCCGGGCCGCCGGACGGGAGCAGTTGTGGCGCGCGGCCGAGCTGCACCAGCAGGCGATCGACGTTTCCCAGGGGCTCACCGACCTGATCGCCCACGGCGCCGTCGAGCGCGCTCTGAGCGAGGTTGCCCAGGCGTCGGCCCGCCACGGCGCGGTGGTCCGCCATCAGGCGGTCATCGCCGCGGCCGGGGCGGCGGCCACCCAGATGCTGACCCAGTCGGCCCTGGTCGCGGTGCTGCTGGTCGGCGTGGTGGCGGCCGATGCGGCGGGGGAGGGTGTCGGCCCGCTGCTCGCGATCGCCGCCTTCGTCACCCTGGCCGCTTTCGAGGCGGTGGCGCCGCTGCCGCTCGCCTATCAGATGCTCGGCCGCACCCGCTCGGCGAGCCAGCGCCTGCGGGAGATCGCGGAGCTGCTGCCGGCGGTGACCGACCCGGTCCGCCCCGCGGCGGTTCCCGACGGCACCGACATCCGGATCGAGGGCGTGCGGTTCGCCTATCCGGGGGCCGACCGGCCGGCGGTGGTCGATATCGACCTGGAGATCGCGACCGGCGAGCGGCTGGCGATCGTCGGGCCGTCCGGATCAGGGAAATCTACCCTATTCGGGCTGCTGATGCGGTTCCACGACCCCGATGCGGGGACGGTGCGTCTCGGCGGGACGGATCTGCGCGATCTTGCCCAGGCGGAGCTGCACGCGCGGCTCGGGGTGCTGTCCCAGGGCACGCCGATCCTGGCCGGGACCCTGCGCGACAACCTGCTGCTCGGCTCGCCCGATGCCGACGCGGCGGCGCTGGCCCGCGCGCTGCGCATCGGCGGGCTGGAGCGGATGGTCGACGAGCTGCCGCAGGGGCTCGACACCTGGCTCGGCGAGGCCGGGGTGGCGGTGTCCGGCGGCGAGGGCAGGCGGGTGGCGCTTGCCCGGGTGGTCCTGCGCGACGCCCCGATCCTGCTGCTGGACGAGCCGACCGAGGGTCTCGACGCGGAAACCGAGCGGTCCGTGCTGGCGGCGCTGGAGGAGGCGATGGCCGGCAAGACCGTGGTGATGATCACCCACCGCCCGGCGGTGGCCCGGGCGATGCAGCGGGTGGTGCGGATCGAGGGCGGGCGGCTGGTTTCCTGACCCCGCTCCCTACTCCCAGCCCTTGAAGCCGGCGACCCGCCAGATCTCCAGCCGCTTGGTGCGGCCGTAGC
It includes:
- the cydC gene encoding thiol reductant ABC exporter subunit CydC, which codes for MADLLYFLRLTRARAGWMLLGAVLSVLVVGLGLALLGLAGAVAVGAVAAGAWLLRPVALARSAARYLEKLTTHEATFRILADIRLWFFDRLAPLVPGRIGGLRAGDLLSRLVGDVDALDGLYIQLVTPSIVALLAALALAAILSAVAPAVAVAVLLILLLAGIGVPALTERVGRAAGREQLWRAAELHQQAIDVSQGLTDLIAHGAVERALSEVAQASARHGAVVRHQAVIAAAGAAATQMLTQSALVAVLLVGVVAADAAGEGVGPLLAIAAFVTLAAFEAVAPLPLAYQMLGRTRSASQRLREIAELLPAVTDPVRPAAVPDGTDIRIEGVRFAYPGADRPAVVDIDLEIATGERLAIVGPSGSGKSTLFGLLMRFHDPDAGTVRLGGTDLRDLAQAELHARLGVLSQGTPILAGTLRDNLLLGSPDADAAALARALRIGGLERMVDELPQGLDTWLGEAGVAVSGGEGRRVALARVVLRDAPILLLDEPTEGLDAETERSVLAALEEAMAGKTVVMITHRPAVARAMQRVVRIEGGRLVS